One bacterium genomic window, TTTATTATCTCCTCGGTTATTTGGGCAAGAGAATAATTTCCACCCCAATCCTTTGGCAATATCCCTTTCTCCATTATAGAAGAAATGGCTTTTTCTATTTTTTCTGCACAATTTGCTTTTTTTAGGTATTTAAGCATCATAGAACCAGAAAGGATTGCGGCTATTGGATTTGCAATATTTAATCCTGCATACTTTGGGCAACTTCCATGAACAGGCTCAAATACAGCAAAGTTATCTCCAATATTTGCCCCTGGTGCTACACCAAGCCCTCCAATAATGCCAGCACATAGATCTGAGATAATGTCTCCAAATAGGTTTGTGGTTACAATGAGATCAAAATCTTCTGGCTTTTTTACCAATTGCATTGATGCATTATCTACCAGCCTATCCTCAAATTCAATATCAGGATAAAGGGAGGCAATCTCTTTGGCTGTTTTTAAAAATAAGCCGCAGGTCAGCTTTAGGATATTTGCCTTATGGACACAGGTTACCTTCTTCCTATTATTCTTCCTTGCATATTCAAAGGCAAATCTTATTATCCTCTCAGAGCCTTCTTTTGTTATTGTCCTTATTGCACAAGCAGAGGAGGCTACAGAAAACTCAATCCCTGTGTATAACCCCTCTGTATTCTCACGGATGATTACAATATCTATATTTCCATCAAATGATTTTGCTGGCCTAACCCCTGCATAGAGGCTTAATGCCTTTCTTAAAGAGACATTGAGAGAGGTAAATCCATAACCAACTGGTGTTGTTATCGGTCCTTTAAGACAGATCTTGGTTTTTCTTATGGATTCTAAAATTCCATCTATTGCAGGTGCATTATCCTTAAATTCCAAAGGAATCTCTTCCCATTCTATATCGGCTCCTGTTGCATCAATAACTCTTTGTGCGGCGCCTATAACCTCAGGCCCTATGCCATCACCCTTTATCAATGTTACCTTCATAGCCTTATTATACAAAAAGCCTTGCATTAAAACAAGAAATATGATTTAATTTAGTTTTAAAATGATTGACTTTATAAAGGGAAGGGTTGTATCAAAAAGCCCAACATATGTTGTTATTGAAGGAGAGAGCATTGGATATGGCTTTGTTGTTTCATTAAATACATTCTCAAGCCTTCCAGATGAAGGAAAGGAGGCAAGGCTTTTTAGCCATACAATAATTAAGGATGAGAAGATCCAATTGTTTGGATTTATCAGCGAAAAAGAGAGAGGGCTTTTTTTGACCCTTATCTCCATTAGTGGGATTGGTCCAAAGATCGCCTTAAGGATTCTCTCAGAGATAACACCAGATAATTTAGGAAAGATTATCCAAAGCGGAAATGTATCTTCCCTTTCAAGAATAAAGGGTATAGGAGAAAAGACAGCAAAGAGGATTATCCTTGAGCTTTCAAATAAACTTCCCGAAAAGGAGGATAAAGATTTGGAAGATTCTTGTATCCAAGCCCTGATTTCTCTGGGTTATTCAAAGAGGGAGGCATCTCTTGCCTGTAAAAGGGCATTATTAAAAAATCCAAAAGACCTTGAGGAATTGATAAAAGAGGCGTTAAAATGATTTAGGATTTCTTGAATGTCTAATGTTTTTATTGGGACATCGGGTTTTAGTTATGAGCATTGGTATGAAAGGTTCTATCCCTCTTCTTTGGCAAAGGGTGAGATGCTTTCATTTTACAGCCAGCATTTTCAGACGGTAGAGATAAATTCCTCATTTTATCGCCTTCCATTTGAGGGGATGATCAAGGGATGGTATAGAAGGAGCCCAAAGGATTTTAAGTTTGTCCTGAAGGCACCGAGGAGGATTACCCATTTGTTAAAGCTGGTTGACTGCCAAGATGTCCTCAAAACCTTCTTAGATAGGATAAGTGGCCTTTCTGAAAAATTGGCAATAGTTTTATTCCAGCTTCCACCAGGGCTTAAAAAGGATATCCCAAGACTTAAAGGATTTATTCAAGAATTGCCCCCTAATTTCTCTCATACTATTGAGTTTCGCAATAACTCCTGGTTTGATGAGGAGACATTTTCTCTTTTAAAAACGCACAATATTGCCTGCTGTATTGTAAGTGCACCAAAGATTGAGACCCATTTTGTGGCTACTGCTCCTTTTGTTTATCTTAGGCTACATGGGGCATCAAGCTGGTATAACTATGATTACTCAATGGATGAACTTAGGCAATTATCCTTTGAAATCAAAAAATTTTTAGAAAATGGGCTTGATGCCTATTGCTATTTCAACAACGACTTTGAGGCGTATGCCATAAAGAATGCAAAGGAACTGATGAATTTGCTTGAAGCTTGATGGACATACTTAAGGGGTATATTTTTTACTGGTGCACGGGTGACTATTTACTTATAGTTAATTCCATAACGCTTTACAAAATGTATGTGTTTAGATAATCTTAAGGAAAACTTTATAAAATTATGAATTTTGAATGTTGAATTTTGAATTAAAAGGGAAAAAATTTTATAAAACTTAAACCTTCAATTCAAAATTCAAAATTTAGAATTCAAAATTTCTTAAAAGGTGGATGAATTTTTAACAGATAAACACAACCCTATCTATTTTTGCACTAAGTAATGGAAGATACTATAACTTTGGCAAAAATAGAATTTTAAGAATGAAAAAACTAAAAATGCAAACCTACATACAAAAATTCAAAATGCAAAAGTCAAAATGCAAAATCCTAAATCCTATATCCTGCCCATCTTCCATCCTTCTCGGAGACCCTTACCTCATAAAGGGATGGAATGCTTTTTTTAAGGCTTTCAAAGATATAAAATGCAATATTTTCAGATGTGGGAGGGATCTTATCAAATGGAGGAATTTCATTCAGGTTTTGATGGTCAAGGGGAAAGATTATTTGTTTAAGCCTTTCCTTTATCTCTTTA contains:
- a CDS encoding isocitrate/isopropylmalate dehydrogenase family protein, whose translation is MKVTLIKGDGIGPEVIGAAQRVIDATGADIEWEEIPLEFKDNAPAIDGILESIRKTKICLKGPITTPVGYGFTSLNVSLRKALSLYAGVRPAKSFDGNIDIVIIRENTEGLYTGIEFSVASSACAIRTITKEGSERIIRFAFEYARKNNRKKVTCVHKANILKLTCGLFLKTAKEIASLYPDIEFEDRLVDNASMQLVKKPEDFDLIVTTNLFGDIISDLCAGIIGGLGVAPGANIGDNFAVFEPVHGSCPKYAGLNIANPIAAILSGSMMLKYLKKANCAEKIEKAISSIMEKGILPKDWGGNYSLAQITEEIINNL
- the ruvA gene encoding Holliday junction branch migration protein RuvA encodes the protein MIDFIKGRVVSKSPTYVVIEGESIGYGFVVSLNTFSSLPDEGKEARLFSHTIIKDEKIQLFGFISEKERGLFLTLISISGIGPKIALRILSEITPDNLGKIIQSGNVSSLSRIKGIGEKTAKRIILELSNKLPEKEDKDLEDSCIQALISLGYSKREASLACKRALLKNPKDLEELIKEALK
- a CDS encoding DUF72 domain-containing protein produces the protein MSNVFIGTSGFSYEHWYERFYPSSLAKGEMLSFYSQHFQTVEINSSFYRLPFEGMIKGWYRRSPKDFKFVLKAPRRITHLLKLVDCQDVLKTFLDRISGLSEKLAIVLFQLPPGLKKDIPRLKGFIQELPPNFSHTIEFRNNSWFDEETFSLLKTHNIACCIVSAPKIETHFVATAPFVYLRLHGASSWYNYDYSMDELRQLSFEIKKFLENGLDAYCYFNNDFEAYAIKNAKELMNLLEA
- the queD gene encoding 6-carboxytetrahydropterin synthase QueD; the encoded protein is MYRLMVEAEFSSAHSIVGYPGNCSRIHGHNYKVRVYLKNEELDSLGMISDFKEIKERLKQIIFPLDHQNLNEIPPFDKIPPTSENIAFYIFESLKKSIPSLYEVRVSEKDGRWAGYRI